In Oncorhynchus masou masou isolate Uvic2021 chromosome 31, UVic_Omas_1.1, whole genome shotgun sequence, the sequence AGTGGAATAGTTGGGGGGTCTTGGAGGTAGCTCGGTGTCGGTGACTTACTTGTTTGCCGATTGTCAGcatcacattgtgtgtgtgtctgtgtgtcagaatGAAGAGCTgcggaggaagagggaggaagcctggaaatgaatgaaatattcttattaaatacttttttctttacatagttgaatgtgctggcaacaaaaatcacacaaaaattatcaatggaaatcaaatgtattaacacatggaggtctggatttggagtcacactcaaaattaaagtagaaaaccacactacaggctgatccaactttgatgtaatgtccttaaaacaagtcaaaatgaggctcagtagtgtgtgtggcctccacgtgcctgtatgacctccctataacgcctgggcatgctcctgatgaggtggcggatggtctcctgagggatctcctcccagacctggactaaagcatccgccaactgcTGGACAGTCTGtagtgcaacgtggcgttggtggatggagcgagacatgatgtcccagatgtgctcaattggattcaggtctggggaacgggcgggccagtccatagcatcaatgccttcctcttgcaggaactgctgacacactccagccccatgaggtctagcattgtcttcattaggaggaacccagggccaaccacatcagcatatggtctcacaaggggtctgaggatctcatctcgggaacaaatggcagtcaggctacctctggcgagcacatggcgggctgtgcggccccccaaagaaatgccaccccacaccatgactgacccactgccaaacaaggaaatgctggaggatgttgcgggcagcagaacgttctccacggcgtctccagactgtcacatgtgctcagtgtgaacctgctttcatctgtgaagagcacagggcgccagtggcgaatttgccaatcttggtgttctctggcaaatgccaaacgtcctgcacggtgttgggctgtaagcaatgatcaacaaccagagcttgaataatttttaaaagaataatgtgcaagtattgtacaatccaggtgtgcaaagctcttaagacatacccagaaagactcacagctgtaatcgctgccaaaggtgattctaacatgtattgacttaggggGTTAAATACTTAAATAtttaagatgttttatttttcgtattttgtgtagatcatcgacaacaaaatgacaattaaatccattttaaatcaCACTTTGTAACAACAGGTGGGgaaagtcaagggatgtgaatactttctgaaggcactgcaggtTTAGGCTCggtctgtctcacacacacacctctccagcAGTACAGATCAGTCAACTCTCCACTGACAGTTTTATTTTAAATGCAAAAAGCCATTTATTGAATGAAATGTGTTAACATTTTGATTGAAATGTTCTGCTACTTTAGTGTGGTGTTACACATGATGTAATATTTACATGTTACTTTATTAAACATCTTTACAATGCTGAGATCTGACTTTTCTCCTGTAGCTGTTTGTCCTTTCATTTTCTCAGTAAAGATCAGTCCGTGATGGTTCCTGTGTGTTGATCAAAACTACAGAAAACCAGCAGAGGGAGTCACTGAACTATATAACACACCTGGGTCAAATACATGGCAGGCACTGGAATTGCGGCTGATTGCGTACGTAGGGACCATGTCACTATCGTCAAACAACCATATAATCTGCAAAGAAACCAGTGGCATTCCCGGTCTTTATTGAAGTTATGCTACGACCTGGAATGCCACCATTGTCTATCATCTAGAAGAAACTCAACCAACTGACAGCACAGCATTACCTCTCCTCAACAAGCGTTAGCTTCATCCTTCAGAATCGCCTCAGTATTCTGTTCTCTGATTGGCTTAGAGATAGATGTGCTCAGAGTTCCATTGGTTCTGACTGGCAAGTCTCAGTTGTTAGGCCTCCCAGTCGTCCTCGTCTTCAGCGGTTGGCTGATGGGGGGCAGGAAGAGGCGGGATTACATCGGACATCCTAGCGAATGCGCTGCCAGAACCAGCTGGGCCCTCCCCAGAGTCCCCGCCTCCAGGACCCTTACCAGAGATACctaggaaacacacacaccacgatCACCGACACAGAAATACTTATACACCACTTTACGACAATAACCCAGGGGAGATGAGcaaaggagggagggacaggcagggagagggatGTGCTCACCTTTCCTTCGCATGGCCAACTTATTGAAGAGATCTGACATGAAGTCTCCTCCACTAGCTGCTGCTaccactgagagagagggagggagaacacaGTAAGAAAGCAGTGATGATGGATTCCATTTCTATGTCCTTTTTAGTACAGTGGAGAGAGACCAGATAAGTTACATTACTGTAGCTACATACTACATAAATAGTATAGCTGGTGAACAACTGTAGTAGTTTTCATGACATGCTCAAATTAACCCAAATGTTAAATGTTGGTGGCCCGGCAGCAACTGAACCAGCAATGATGACGGGACTTACTCTCACACATATTCTCGCGCTCACAGCAAATGTCATAGAGATAAAAACAGCATGTAGTTTAATCAGTGCTTAATGAAGATGATGTTTATACATCTTAAGGTCATGCAGCCCTGAGCTGTTCTCTATGACTAGTTAGGTAACCCTGTGGTGTGTCtttacacacactaacactatgTCCCAAATATGCTCTGTAAGTTAAAGAACTGGAGGCAGGTAGCATTGCTCTGTTGGTGCTACATGTTCTCAAAGAGTCACCAGATTCAAGACTGATTTCTCGCTTGTTATTCAAGTGGAGAACCAAGACACTCAACCAACGGCAATctgtttatttctctctccctctattcttcttcctcctctctctccccaccacctctccctctcacacCTTGTTCCTGTTCCTTCTGTTTCTTCTTTTCCATCTTGCGTTCTTTGATGTTGCGTAGTTTGGCCTTGCCGATGCCTCCAGCGTTGCGGATGGACTCTAGTAGACTGGCCCGGCTGTTTGATTCAACTACCTCGCTGGGAGCCCCCGCTACAGGAGCTGGACGTAAACACACAGttggagaggagtgtgtgtgtgtgtgtgtgtgtgcttgcatacagtgcattcggaaagtattcagaccccttccctttttccacatcttgttacgttacagacttattttaaaatgtattaaattagtttttccccctcatcaatctacacacaataccccataatgagaaagctaaaacaggtttttagtaaTTTTAGCAAAttgattaaaaacagaaataagtattcagaccctttgctttgagactcgaaattgagatcaggtgcatcctgtttccattgatcatccttgaaatgtttctacaacttgattggagtccacctgtggtaaattcaattcattggacatgatttggaaaggcacacaccggtctatacaaggtcccacagttaacagtgcatgtcagagcaaaaaccatgccatgaggtcaaaggaattgtccgtagaggttcgagacaggattgtgtcgaggcacagatctggggaagggtaaaaaaaaacatttctgcagcattgaagtccccaagaacacacttgcatccataattcttaaatggaagaagtttggaaccaccaagaattttcctagagctggccgcccggccaaactgagcaatcgggagagaagggccttggtcagagaggtgaccaagaacccaatggtcactctgacagagctccagagttcctgtaGAGATGGGAAATCCTTCCAGAagcacaaccatctctgcagcactccaccaagcaggcctttatgatagagtggccagacagaagctactcctcagtaaaaggcacatgacagcccccttggagtttgcaaaaaggcccccaaaggactctcagacaatgagaaacaagtttatctggtctgatgaaaccaatttggcctgaatgccaagcttcatgtctggaggaaacctgtcaccatccctacggtgaagcatggtggtggcagcatcatgcggtgggggtgttttttagtggcagggactggaagacaattcaggatcgagggaaagatgaacggagcaaagtaaagacagacccttgatgaaaacctgctccagagtgcccaGGACCCCAGAtttgggcaaaggttcaccttccaacaggacaacgatactaagtacacagccaagacaacgcaggagtggcttggggacaagtctctgaatgtccttgagtggcccagccagagcccagacttgaacccgatcgaacatctctggagagacctgaatatagctgtgcagcgacgctcccctttcaacctgatagagcttgaaaggatctgcagagaagaatgggagaaactccccaaatacaggtgagccaagcttgtagtgtcatacccaagaagacttgaggctgtaatcactgccaaaggtgcttcaacaaagtactgagtaaagggtctgaatacttatgtaaatttaatatttccatttaaaaaaaaaaaattttttttgcaaaaatgtctaaaaacctgtttttactttgtcattatagggtattgcgtgtagattgatgaatggcattaatatatattttttatacatgttcaaataaggctgtaacgtaacaaaatgtggaaagtgaaggggtctgaatactttccgaatgcactgtatgtagcatgtgtgtgtggtgtacctgTGCTCCGAGTGCGGTTGGGTTCAGCAGGGCTGTCtgcaggtggaggtgggggaggaggtggaggaggggggagaccagggggaggggcgggggtgtgtgtGGGCTCTGGTggcggaggagggggaggaggcgggACTGCAACTTGGAACTGAGaacctgtaacacaacaaaacatcAACCAATAGAAACAGTTCCGTTAGTAGACATGACCGATTTCCAGGAAAACGTCTATATAATCCACACAATAGAAACAGCGTGTGTACCAGACATGTCCTCCCCAGTGAAGGTCGGTAGTTCAGGGAAGGTGTGTGTTGGTCCAGAGGGTGCGATGCCTGGCCCCAGGTCTTGGCTGTAGGACAAGTCGTCAGCAATGCCTGGCAAGTCTGGTAGGTAGGAGGGAACATCTATCTCTGGGACCTGACCCAGGTCTGGAACATAGAAGTAGCTCTCTGCTGTCTACagggggacagatggagagggaatgagagaagaagggagagagaaagtgtccTAATTCAAAGGTACACTTTAACCTGTTTGCAAGGCCCTTTGAAATAATCTTTCAGGCCTCCAGTTCTTTAGTGAACACAtgtaagggagtgtgtgtgtacctgtctctCCAGCTGTTCTCTCTTGGTTATGGATAGCGGAGCGTCAAATGGTTTCTCTTCCTTCTCTGTCTCCAGGGTGGTGTGTGTCTTAGTCACCGCCCCAGCCAGGGGGTCCAGGAACACATACTTCTTATACctaaacacatacacaaacagttagaggagtgtgtgttaagagtgtgtgtgtgtgtgttaagagtgtgtgtatgtactaaCAGGTTCTCTGTAGTATTAAACAGCAGCAGGGAGCTGACAGAGGAGATGTTTCGAGGCAGACCGCCCAGCCCCTCCTCGGTCTCATCCTCTGAACGCTTCTTACTGCTCACACACACTGGGTAATAACACAACTTCTCCTAGATGGGGATATAGAGAC encodes:
- the LOC135524330 gene encoding WASH complex subunit 1-like is translated as MLSAVRMSVKQCLEGQVYSVPLIQSDLRREEAVHQIADALLYLETISTDIFTRVSESVERNRCQLQSVTDRIRLAQARVDKIKGSKKATKVFSSAKYPAPDRLQDYSSIFSGATDPASQTRPRYHIQAKLRPLDDKALQEKLCYYPVCVSSKKRSEDETEEGLGGLPRNISSVSSLLLFNTTENLYKKYVFLDPLAGAVTKTHTTLETEKEEKPFDAPLSITKREQLERQTAESYFYVPDLGQVPEIDVPSYLPDLPGIADDLSYSQDLGPGIAPSGPTHTFPELPTFTGEDMSGSQFQVAVPPPPPPPPPEPTHTPAPPPGLPPPPPPPPPPPADSPAEPNRTRSTAPVAGAPSEVVESNSRASLLESIRNAGGIGKAKLRNIKERKMEKKKQKEQEQVVAAASGGDFMSDLFNKLAMRRKGISGKGPGGGDSGEGPAGSGSAFARMSDVIPPLPAPHQPTAEDEDDWEA